A window of the Novipirellula caenicola genome harbors these coding sequences:
- a CDS encoding sugar phosphate isomerase/epimerase: protein MIVAASTECWPEMELREAIEVLQDLEFTAVEIALHESGKIKPSDLVTDVDRAAQILRSSHRMDISGYSVQLASTGDQHYADFKEICRIAKATKVVNITVPSAELGTPFNEEVEHLQKLVKVAETEGARVAVRCQLGCLSEDPDTLMVLCNNVDGLGVTFDPSVYIAGKANTKNLDKILKFVCNVHLRDTRPDAFQVSVGQGEVDYGKLVTQLEREKYDRALTVHMSPIEGLDHRVELRKLRRLLETLI from the coding sequence ATGATTGTTGCTGCTTCGACAGAATGTTGGCCCGAAATGGAATTACGCGAAGCAATCGAAGTGCTCCAGGATTTGGAGTTCACTGCCGTTGAAATCGCGCTTCACGAATCGGGAAAGATCAAACCGAGCGACTTGGTGACCGACGTCGATCGGGCGGCGCAGATTCTGCGAAGCTCGCACCGCATGGATATCTCGGGATACAGTGTCCAGCTCGCATCGACTGGCGACCAGCACTACGCTGATTTCAAAGAGATCTGTCGCATTGCCAAAGCGACCAAGGTGGTCAACATCACCGTCCCATCGGCTGAGCTTGGAACCCCGTTTAACGAAGAAGTGGAACACCTTCAAAAGTTGGTCAAGGTTGCCGAAACCGAAGGCGCCCGAGTGGCGGTTCGCTGCCAATTAGGGTGTTTAAGCGAAGACCCCGATACATTGATGGTGTTGTGCAACAACGTCGACGGACTGGGGGTGACCTTTGACCCCAGCGTCTATATCGCGGGCAAAGCGAACACCAAGAACTTGGACAAGATTTTGAAGTTCGTTTGCAATGTCCATCTTCGCGACACACGTCCTGATGCATTCCAAGTCAGCGTGGGACAAGGCGAGGTGGATTACGGAAAATTGGTGACCCAATTGGAACGTGAGAAGTACGACCGCGCGTTGACGGTGCACATGTCGCCGATCGAAGGGCTCGATCATCGTGTGGAACTGCGAAAGCTACGCCGTTTGCTCGAAACGTTGATCTAG
- a CDS encoding glycoside hydrolase family 5 protein, giving the protein MMQIHRSFVTLLSLLLVSLLTAESQAQSTPAGALIPNGQFELDQDGDQWPDGWAKVNSGGKWVEEDGNHFVRMTSPSPGTMVMMYQEIAIPAGVEAIEFSWKQRIRGLKVGKQSWFDARILMEFLNASREKVTPTPRAPASRSDTDGWVEKSSTFLVPEDAKTLKFMPCLFQVHSGTFDLDDVVLRSVDATPIRREAEAAAAERQEKLAADAAKRRSKAASVLAEHRSLITNGDFETDAKSDGWPDDWGRLKVGGSWEQEQDNHFLRLKSPAPNTMVMAYRTIDLPAATEALELTWRQRVTGLKKGTSPWFDARIMMEFLGVDGKKLKQSPSPPYSQKDTDGWTDRSTQFLVPEDALTLVLMPSLFQVQSGTLDLDDFALRPVSPDALIAAAKQREAEAKARYVPPEQPKRSNWPSELRVVGNRLHDTNGHEVWLQGVNAGGLETLPHDRQVIKSVVVAIDQWHANCVRVPMNEAFWYGKSAYQKDGGKEYREIIDQIITLAANRGVYVVIDLHRFRAPKQEHAEFWNDFAKRYRDHPAVLFDVFNEPHGVSWEQWRSGGWIGEKSGTDESAFLSDEVKKKNQGFHSIGMQGLVDAVRGTGAKNIIIAGGIFWCNDLSGITRGYALDDKTGNGIMYSWHTYNWHTDWEDKMLATAAQHPIFLGEVGADTKKMDFVPADDQEDPYTWVPDMLGFIQKHRLHWTGWCLHPKASPVMISDWSYTPTPYWGEFAKQALSGRKFPLNKTR; this is encoded by the coding sequence ATGATGCAAATCCACCGATCATTCGTGACGTTGCTGTCGCTACTACTTGTAAGTCTATTGACAGCGGAGTCGCAGGCTCAATCCACGCCAGCGGGGGCACTGATTCCCAATGGCCAATTCGAATTGGATCAAGATGGCGACCAATGGCCCGATGGCTGGGCCAAGGTCAACTCAGGCGGAAAGTGGGTCGAAGAAGACGGCAACCACTTTGTGCGAATGACCAGCCCATCGCCTGGAACGATGGTGATGATGTATCAGGAGATTGCCATTCCGGCGGGTGTCGAGGCGATCGAATTTTCGTGGAAGCAGCGGATTCGTGGACTCAAAGTCGGAAAGCAGTCGTGGTTCGACGCCCGCATCCTGATGGAGTTTTTGAACGCATCGCGTGAAAAGGTCACCCCAACGCCGCGGGCACCGGCATCGCGTAGCGATACCGATGGTTGGGTTGAAAAGAGTTCGACGTTCCTGGTGCCTGAAGACGCGAAAACACTAAAGTTCATGCCATGTCTCTTTCAGGTTCACTCCGGCACATTCGATTTGGATGACGTCGTCCTACGCAGCGTGGACGCCACACCGATTCGACGCGAAGCCGAGGCCGCTGCAGCAGAGCGACAAGAGAAGCTTGCGGCCGATGCAGCGAAACGCAGGTCGAAAGCGGCGAGCGTGCTGGCCGAACACCGTTCACTGATTACCAATGGCGACTTTGAAACGGACGCGAAATCCGACGGCTGGCCGGACGATTGGGGGCGATTGAAAGTCGGCGGAAGCTGGGAACAAGAGCAAGACAATCACTTCTTGCGACTGAAGTCCCCGGCGCCGAACACCATGGTCATGGCGTATCGCACCATCGATCTTCCTGCCGCGACCGAAGCACTTGAGTTGACATGGCGTCAGCGTGTGACCGGTCTGAAAAAGGGCACTTCGCCTTGGTTTGATGCGCGGATCATGATGGAGTTTTTAGGGGTCGATGGAAAGAAGCTGAAGCAGTCACCCTCACCTCCGTATTCGCAAAAAGACACCGATGGCTGGACCGACCGCAGCACTCAGTTCTTAGTTCCCGAGGACGCATTGACGTTGGTGTTGATGCCAAGTTTGTTTCAGGTGCAATCGGGCACACTCGACCTGGATGACTTTGCACTCCGACCTGTTAGCCCGGACGCGTTGATCGCTGCGGCCAAGCAGCGTGAAGCGGAAGCAAAGGCTCGCTATGTTCCACCGGAACAACCCAAGCGGTCGAATTGGCCAAGCGAACTGCGTGTGGTGGGCAACCGATTGCACGACACAAACGGTCACGAAGTATGGCTGCAAGGCGTCAACGCGGGCGGCTTAGAAACATTGCCCCACGATCGTCAAGTGATCAAGTCCGTTGTGGTCGCCATCGACCAGTGGCACGCCAACTGTGTTCGCGTCCCCATGAACGAAGCGTTCTGGTATGGCAAAAGTGCGTACCAGAAAGATGGCGGCAAAGAGTACCGCGAAATCATCGACCAAATCATCACATTGGCCGCTAACCGCGGCGTGTATGTCGTGATTGACCTACATCGTTTTCGTGCACCGAAACAGGAACACGCCGAATTTTGGAACGATTTTGCTAAACGCTATCGCGACCACCCCGCCGTGCTGTTTGATGTCTTCAACGAACCTCACGGTGTGTCATGGGAACAATGGCGTAGCGGCGGATGGATTGGCGAAAAGTCGGGGACGGATGAGTCGGCATTCCTGAGCGACGAAGTGAAAAAGAAGAATCAAGGATTCCACTCCATCGGCATGCAAGGACTCGTCGATGCGGTTCGCGGGACCGGTGCCAAAAACATCATCATCGCCGGAGGAATCTTCTGGTGTAACGATCTGTCCGGAATCACTCGCGGATACGCGCTGGACGACAAAACCGGCAACGGCATCATGTATTCCTGGCACACCTATAACTGGCACACCGATTGGGAAGACAAGATGCTGGCGACGGCGGCACAGCATCCTATTTTCTTAGGCGAAGTCGGGGCCGACACCAAGAAGATGGACTTCGTTCCGGCGGATGATCAAGAAGACCCGTATACGTGGGTCCCCGATATGTTGGGATTTATCCAGAAACATCGCCTCCATTGGACCGGATGGTGTCTGCACCCAAAAGCCTCGCCAGTGATGATTTCCGATTGGAGCTACACTCCAACACCGTACTGGGGCGAGTTCGCGAAGCAGGCACTGTCTGGCCGCAAATTTCCGCTGAATAAGACGCGGTAA